From the Thermodesulfobacteriota bacterium genome, one window contains:
- a CDS encoding CTP-dependent riboflavin kinase, translating to MGGLKEANQFTQIPWVRRQFIEKLSIDPYPGTLNLQIHDLDSLRAYQDLKKREGIEIVPEDPSFCRARCYPVLIHQRLRGAIVLPLVEHYPENKVELIASQKIQTSLSLKEGDEIEIEVLLYPSFSQ from the coding sequence GTGGGGGGGTTGAAAGAGGCGAATCAATTTACCCAGATCCCCTGGGTGCGAAGACAGTTCATCGAGAAACTTTCCATCGATCCCTATCCCGGCACCCTCAACCTCCAGATCCACGACCTCGATTCGCTTCGGGCCTACCAAGATCTCAAAAAGAGGGAGGGGATCGAAATCGTCCCGGAAGACCCCTCCTTCTGCAGGGCTCGTTGTTACCCGGTCCTCATCCATCAGCGCCTGAGGGGGGCCATCGTTCTTCCCCTCGTGGAACATTATCCCGAAAACAAGGTGGAGCTCATCGCCTCCCAAAAGATCCAGACCTCCCTCTCTTTAAAAGAAGGCGATGAGATCGAGATCGAGGTCCTCCTCTACCCGTCTTTCTCCCAGTAA
- a CDS encoding UbiX family flavin prenyltransferase: protein MKRLIVGISGATGAIYGIRLLEVLSRSKVETHLVITEAGEKTIRMETDWRVEEVRALAKVVYDIKDVGADIASGSFQTDGMVVMPCSIKSLSAIANSFNLNLLIRAADVTIKERRKLVLVVRETPLHKGHLNLMMNLADLGVIILPPAPAFYFHPKTMDDLINHTVGKVLDLFHIEHNLFARWGSQTVKNHLKKRGLNH, encoded by the coding sequence ATGAAACGGTTGATCGTGGGAATCTCGGGAGCCACCGGGGCCATCTACGGAATCCGATTGCTCGAGGTCCTCTCGAGATCCAAGGTGGAGACGCACCTGGTGATCACGGAGGCGGGCGAGAAGACCATCCGGATGGAGACCGATTGGAGGGTCGAGGAGGTCCGGGCCCTGGCCAAGGTGGTCTACGACATCAAGGATGTGGGGGCCGATATCGCCAGCGGTTCCTTCCAGACCGACGGGATGGTCGTCATGCCCTGTTCGATTAAGAGCCTTTCGGCCATCGCCAACTCTTTCAACCTCAACCTCCTGATCCGGGCCGCCGATGTCACGATCAAGGAACGACGAAAGCTGGTCCTCGTCGTCCGGGAAACCCCGCTCCACAAAGGCCATCTCAACCTGATGATGAACCTGGCCGACCTCGGGGTGATCATCCTTCCGCCTGCCCCGGCCTTCTATTTCCACCCCAAGACGATGGATGACCTCATCAACCACACCGTCGGAAAGGTCCTCGACCTCTTCCATATCGAACACAACCTCTTCGCCCGCTGGGGGAGCCAAACGGTCAAAAATCATCTGAAAAAGAGAGGGTTGAACCATTAA
- a CDS encoding UbiD family decarboxylase, translating into MISSGASLRPISGLGDFLDALRSQGDLLSIKLPLDPRYEISAVLSELGKRDSPAILFERVKGHRVPVVGNLLGTKRRLALALRAEPETLFEEFLKRLGQEIPPVLVREETPKEVIKRGKGLDLRRLLPILTHYEDDSGPYITSGVSSARDPETGAMGRGLHRMELRGKDRLGISLLNPPLSEIYEKYKKRRRKMEIATAIGLDPLIFIAPILKAPPGMDKLALVGGLIGRAIETVKAETVDLEIPARAEIVIEGVIDPMGKEEDGVLGESSGYYMGFSRSPSIEVTALTLKKGAFYHAIVPWSLEVDNLLYLVHGLDFVPKMKREVPAIREIRFVPGTFGSHAVISIETDSRAEVRRALALALSFPHIKKAVAVNPDIDLHSNQEIEWALATRFQADRDLMVLTEMRGQPIDPSAGEGFFTAKMGLDATRPRPEGFKKVDVPEEVKRRLSPLLHDLKAKGMR; encoded by the coding sequence ATGATCTCTTCCGGAGCCTCCTTGAGGCCAATCTCAGGGCTGGGTGACTTTCTGGACGCCTTGAGATCCCAAGGCGACCTCCTTTCCATCAAGCTTCCGCTGGACCCTCGATATGAAATCTCGGCGGTCCTGTCGGAGCTGGGGAAGCGGGACTCACCAGCGATCCTTTTTGAGCGGGTCAAAGGCCATCGGGTGCCCGTGGTCGGTAACCTTCTCGGAACGAAAAGACGCCTGGCCCTGGCCCTCCGGGCGGAGCCCGAAACGCTCTTTGAGGAATTTCTTAAGCGCCTCGGACAAGAAATCCCACCTGTCCTCGTCCGCGAGGAGACCCCCAAGGAGGTCATCAAAAGGGGAAAGGGCCTCGACCTGAGGAGGCTGTTGCCCATCCTCACCCACTATGAGGACGACTCCGGTCCTTACATCACCTCGGGGGTCTCTTCCGCCCGGGATCCCGAAACCGGCGCGATGGGACGGGGGCTTCACCGAATGGAACTCAGAGGCAAAGACCGCCTCGGGATCTCCCTGCTCAACCCTCCCCTTTCGGAAATCTACGAGAAGTACAAAAAGAGACGGAGAAAGATGGAGATCGCCACGGCCATCGGCCTGGATCCCCTGATCTTCATCGCGCCCATACTCAAAGCCCCTCCGGGAATGGACAAGCTCGCCCTGGTGGGAGGTCTCATCGGAAGGGCGATCGAGACGGTCAAGGCGGAGACCGTCGATCTCGAAATCCCCGCCCGCGCCGAGATCGTGATCGAAGGCGTGATCGATCCCATGGGTAAGGAAGAGGACGGGGTCCTCGGAGAATCGAGCGGCTATTACATGGGCTTCTCCAGGAGCCCCTCCATCGAGGTGACGGCCCTTACCCTGAAAAAGGGGGCCTTCTATCACGCCATCGTGCCCTGGAGCCTCGAGGTGGACAACCTCCTCTACCTCGTCCATGGCCTCGACTTTGTGCCAAAGATGAAAAGGGAGGTCCCCGCCATCCGGGAGATACGCTTCGTCCCCGGAACCTTCGGCTCCCATGCGGTCATAAGCATAGAGACCGATAGCCGGGCGGAGGTCCGAAGGGCCCTGGCCTTGGCCCTCTCCTTTCCCCATATCAAAAAGGCAGTGGCGGTCAATCCGGACATCGACCTTCACAGCAATCAGGAGATCGAATGGGCCCTGGCCACCCGTTTCCAGGCCGACCGAGACCTCATGGTATTGACCGAGATGAGGGGACAACCTATCGATCCTTCAGCGGGAGAGGGGTTCTTCACCGCCAAGATGGGGTTGGATGCCACGCGGCCGAGGCCCGAGGGGTTCAAAAAGGTCGATGTCCCGGAGGAGGTAAAACGAAGGCTCTCCCCTCTTCTCCACGACCTCAAGGCGAAAGGAATGAGATGA
- a CDS encoding phenylphosphate carboxylase subunit gamma — MARKEYDTFILTDPDTFPEDQEMEMIVRDLTPEDRRYKYRSTYAIAMVSKSETKYPDLLWVRLGRGQLQERPWSIKILKEVNKFQ, encoded by the coding sequence ATGGCCAGAAAAGAGTACGACACCTTCATTCTGACAGACCCCGACACCTTCCCAGAAGACCAGGAGATGGAGATGATCGTCCGAGACCTCACCCCTGAGGATCGCCGCTATAAATACAGAAGTACCTACGCCATTGCCATGGTCTCCAAATCGGAGACCAAATACCCAGACCTTCTGTGGGTCCGCCTGGGAAGGGGTCAACTCCAGGAGAGGCCCTGGTCGATCAAGATCCTCAAAGAGGTCAACAAATTTCAATGA
- the ppcA gene encoding phenylphosphate carboxylase subunit alpha: MAYTFYKDNREFIKALETHDDLVTIHQEVDWDLEMGAIVRRVCERKSPAPYFKKIRDYPGFEAFGAPLATYKRLAIAMGMQPDASVPEISDEYVKRTTGEPIKPVVVDKKKAPCKENIWLDKDADLFKLPAPMVHGGDGGRYLATWHFVVSKDPDNGFVNWGMYRQSVFDEKTMVGPVLPFSDMGKMFYGKYVPKNKPMPFATVIGCDPLAGVAACAPSPIPEDEFTGMLMGAPVELVPCETNDLLVPAHAEIIIEGDVIPNVLIEEAPFGEYTGYRTSPREPRTVYRIKAITFRNNPILTVSNMGVPTDEGQLLRSFSLGLEMRKLLESQGIPITGVFMWPESTHHLVVVGTKVAYSGIATQIANLVFGSKLSPWFHMVVVVDDKTDIYNKDEVIHDLCTKCHPIRGIRKYEQAPGTPLYPFADPADRKWSRGAQVLFDCTFPLDWPKGMVPIKVNFSNPDIYPKAIQEKVLTNWKAYGFKD, translated from the coding sequence ATGGCTTATACGTTTTACAAAGATAATCGGGAATTCATCAAGGCCCTGGAGACCCATGACGACCTCGTCACCATCCACCAGGAGGTGGACTGGGACCTTGAGATGGGCGCGATCGTCCGCAGGGTCTGCGAACGGAAATCACCTGCCCCCTACTTTAAAAAGATTCGGGACTATCCGGGATTCGAAGCCTTCGGGGCCCCTTTGGCCACCTACAAACGGCTCGCCATCGCCATGGGCATGCAACCAGATGCCTCCGTGCCTGAAATCTCCGATGAGTATGTGAAGCGAACGACCGGAGAGCCGATCAAACCGGTCGTCGTCGACAAGAAAAAGGCTCCCTGTAAAGAGAACATCTGGCTGGACAAGGATGCTGACCTCTTCAAGTTGCCGGCCCCGATGGTTCACGGAGGAGATGGAGGGAGGTATCTGGCCACATGGCATTTCGTCGTCTCCAAAGATCCTGACAACGGATTCGTCAACTGGGGGATGTACCGACAGTCGGTCTTCGACGAAAAGACCATGGTCGGCCCGGTCCTTCCCTTTTCCGACATGGGAAAGATGTTTTATGGAAAATACGTCCCCAAAAACAAACCCATGCCCTTTGCTACGGTCATCGGCTGCGATCCCCTGGCTGGGGTGGCCGCCTGCGCCCCTTCCCCCATCCCCGAAGACGAGTTCACGGGCATGTTGATGGGCGCTCCCGTGGAGCTGGTCCCGTGCGAAACGAACGACCTCCTCGTCCCGGCCCATGCCGAGATCATCATCGAGGGAGACGTCATTCCCAACGTCTTGATCGAGGAGGCGCCCTTCGGAGAGTATACGGGCTATCGGACCTCCCCGAGAGAACCGAGGACCGTTTACCGGATCAAGGCCATCACCTTCCGCAACAACCCCATCTTGACGGTCTCCAATATGGGCGTCCCCACCGACGAGGGGCAATTGCTGCGATCTTTTTCATTAGGCCTTGAAATGAGAAAGCTCCTCGAAAGCCAGGGCATTCCCATCACCGGGGTCTTCATGTGGCCCGAATCGACCCACCATCTTGTCGTCGTCGGAACCAAGGTCGCCTACAGCGGGATCGCCACCCAGATTGCCAATCTCGTCTTCGGATCGAAATTGAGCCCTTGGTTCCACATGGTCGTCGTGGTCGATGATAAAACCGATATCTACAACAAGGACGAGGTGATTCACGATCTCTGCACCAAATGCCATCCCATCCGGGGCATTCGAAAATATGAACAGGCCCCCGGAACGCCGCTCTATCCCTTCGCCGACCCCGCCGATCGAAAGTGGAGCCGGGGCGCTCAGGTCCTCTTCGACTGCACCTTCCCCCTCGATTGGCCGAAGGGGATGGTTCCGATCAAGGTCAATTTCAGCAACCCCGATATCTACCCCAAGGCGATTCAGGAAAAGGTTTTGACCAACTGGAAAGCCTATGGATTCAAGGATTGA
- a CDS encoding HAD hydrolase family protein, translated as MKDREQAVEKAKKVKFVILDIHGILTDNTLYYTDDGKKSECFSLRDRLGCLALQEGGIGVAFLTSKITRTDEQVGKIYGVPLEKLWGTSAKIGKLDEFEKDSGLKDEEICYVGDEMIDLGVMKRVGFSVAPSDGSVEAKEVADYVTLAGGGRGVVREVAEFILRAQGKWTDVIEKLSKGD; from the coding sequence ATGAAAGACAGGGAGCAGGCCGTTGAGAAAGCCAAAAAGGTAAAGTTTGTGATCCTCGACATTCACGGGATCCTGACGGATAACACCCTATATTATACGGATGATGGGAAGAAGTCGGAATGCTTCTCCCTTCGCGACCGTCTGGGATGCCTGGCCCTCCAGGAAGGGGGGATCGGCGTGGCCTTCCTGACCAGTAAAATCACGAGGACGGATGAACAGGTGGGGAAGATCTACGGGGTCCCGCTGGAGAAATTATGGGGGACCTCGGCCAAGATCGGAAAGCTCGATGAATTTGAAAAAGACTCTGGCCTCAAGGACGAGGAGATCTGCTACGTCGGGGACGAGATGATCGACCTGGGCGTCATGAAGCGGGTCGGTTTTTCGGTCGCCCCCTCAGACGGCTCGGTCGAGGCCAAAGAGGTGGCGGATTATGTGACCCTGGCAGGGGGTGGAAGGGGGGTGGTCAGGGAGGTGGCCGAATTCATCCTCAGGGCCCAGGGGAAGTGGACCGACGTGATCGAAAAACTCTCGAAAGGGGATTAA